The Bacteroidota bacterium DNA segment CGTCCGGTATCAGTATCTCGAGATCGGTTTCGACCACACAATCTCTGACAAATTCAGTGGGGGTTTCACTCTTATAGAGGTCTTTGAAATCACTTTCTTTCAATTCCCGGATAGCCTCATCAAGGATTTTCTGATACATTTCAAATCCAATTTCGGAAATAAATCCGCTTTGTTCGGCGCCGAGTATGTTACCGGCACCCCTGATATCAAGGTCGCGCATAGCGATCTGAAAACCGCTTCCCAAGTCGGAGAATTCTTCAATAGCCTTTAAACGCTTTCTCGCTTCCGGTGTCAGAACTGATAAAGGCGGAGCGAGCAAATAGCAAAAGGCCTTTTTATTCGACCGTCCGACCCTGCCCCTGAGCTGATGAAGTTCGCTCAGGCCATAATTATGTGCGTCATTAATAATGATTGTATTCACATTGGGAATATCAAGTCCCGATTCGATAATTGTAGTTGCGACCAGAACATCATAATATCCTTCGATGAAGTCGAGCATAGTTTGTTCCAGCTCGTGGCCTTTCATTTGACCGTGACCGATGGCAACTCTGATTCCAGGCATAAGCCGGTCGATAATTCTGGCGACATCCAAAATGTTCTGGACTCTGTTATGAACAAAATAGACCTGGCCACCCCTTGAGATCTCGTATCTGATCGCGTCGCGGATAATATCCTCATTGAAAGAATGCAATTCTGTCTGTATAGGAAATCTGTTAGGTGGTGGAGTATTGATGATGGATAAGTCGCGGGCACCCATCATCGAAAACTGCAAAGTGCGCGGTATGGGTGTAGCTGTCAGAGTCAAAGTGTCGACATTAACCTTAAGATGTTTTATTTTTTCCTTGGCTGCAACACCGAATTTCTGCTCTTCGTCAATGATCAGCAAACCTAGATCCTTGAATATAATATCCTTGCTGATAAGCCGATGTGTACCGATGAGGATATCCACTTTTCCATCAGCCAGATCTGTCATAGTCAGCTTTTGTTCTTTAGTACTTTTAAAGCGGTTGATATAATCCACCCGGCAGGGGAATTCTTTCAGTCTTTCTGAAAATGTATGATAATGTTGTAATGCCAGAATAGTTGTAGGCACCAGAACGGCGACCTGTTTGCTATCAGCCACCGCTTTAAAAGCGGACCTTATGGCTACTTCAGTTTTACCAAATCCGACATCGCCACAAATGAGCCTGTCCATCGGATTGTCCACTTCCATATCTTTTTTGACATCCAGTGTTGCCTTGATCTGATCAGGAGTATCTTCATAAATAAAAGAGGCTTCCAGTTCATTTTGAAGATAGGTATCCGGTGAAAACTGAAAACCGGGTGAGGATTTACGTTCAGCATATAAACGTATCAAGTCTTTAGCAATGTCTTTGACCTTTTTCTTAGTTCTGTTCTTGAGGTTTTCCCATGCATTTGAGCCCAAGCGATTCAAAGTTGGGATGGTTCCTTCTTTTCCAACGTATTTAGCTATTCGGTGAAGAGAGTGTATGCTGATATAAAGAAGGTCGTTATTGGCATATACCAGGCGAAGGGCTTCCTGCTGGCGGCCATTGTTATCAATCTTTTCCAATCCGTCAAAACGTCCTATACCGTGATCGATATGGGTTACATAGTCACCCGGTTTGAGATCATACATCTCCCTGAGGGTCAATGCCTCTTTGGTGCTAAAATGCTCTTTCAGATGAAAACGCTGGTAACGGTCAAATATCTGGTGGTCAGTATAACAGGCAATTTTAAGATCCTTATCGATGAAGCCTTCATGAAATTCCAGATTCAAGGGACTGAATTCAATCTTCGGTATTTCGGGGTGCCGCGCCTGAATATCCTCAAAAATCGCATAAATTCTTTCTAACTGCTTGGGATTACCGATGGTAATGATATTACTGATCTGATTTACCGAATTCCCGTTAAGGTCATGAATGAGTAATTCAAAATTTTTATTGAATGAAGGCTGAGGGACAATGTTATAGTCTATTATCAGGTTATGGATGGCATCGGGATGCTTTCCAGTTTCAATGATCGGGAACTCCAAGATTTGCCTTTTAATCTCTTCGCCAGGCATAAACAAAGAGTCCAAAGCCTTATGGTCAATTTTATCAAGTTCTGAACCGGCCAGGACTCTGCCGGCTTTTTCATATTCAGAATTAATCTTATCAATTGTAAAGTGAATGTCATCAAACCAAAGAATAGTCTGTGCATTAATAAATGAAAAAACCGATTCCCTTTCTTCATCACTGGTCCTGTCTTGGGTATTGGGAAGCAATGTTATGCGTGTCAGCTTCTCTGCTGATAGCTGGTTATCAGGATTAAAGGTACGAAGTGATTCGATCAGGTCGCCTGAAAACTCAATGCGGTAAGGGAGCTCATTTGAAAAGGAAAACACATCGATGATACCACCACGGACTGAAAACTGACCAGGGTCCACAACAAAATCGACCCGATCAAAATCATACTCTATAAGCAATTCTATAAAAAAATCGAGAGAAATCCTGTCGCCAATCTGAATTCTGAAGAGATTTTTATGAAACAGGTTTTTCTGAATCACCTTTTCGCATAAAGCTTCAGGATAAGTGACCACAATTGTTTTTCGGCCTTTATTCATAAAACGGGTCAAAACTTCAGTCCGGATAAGAACATTAGAGCTGTCAGGATTATCCATCTGATAATGTTTCTTATAACTTGACGGGAAAAACAGGACTCGTTTTTTATTCAGACTGGCAGTGGACTCACTGAAAATATTTTCGAGATCATTATAAAAATAGGCTGCAGCTTCTTTATCAGGAAGGATAAACAGATAACTGAAAGATGTTGCTTCATACAGGGACGTCGCGATAATAGCACGCTGTGAACCGATGATGCCCTTCAGCCAGATGCGTGCCTGACCAGACGCGATGAGATTCTGAATGATCTGGAATGTCCGGCTGTCCTGACTGTATAGCTTAATAAGCTCCTTTAAGTCCAAAGTATATGAATTTGGAAACCGGTTGTCACCGGATTCAACCAATTAGTCTGCAAATTTATCAATTACAGCGGAACTGAGCAATCCCTCACAAATCCTAAATGATGGGTATGAATCCAAGGCAAGCGTTGGACCCCTTTGCCGC contains these protein-coding regions:
- the mfd gene encoding transcription-repair coupling factor translates to MDLKELIKLYSQDSRTFQIIQNLIASGQARIWLKGIIGSQRAIIATSLYEATSFSYLFILPDKEAAAYFYNDLENIFSESTASLNKKRVLFFPSSYKKHYQMDNPDSSNVLIRTEVLTRFMNKGRKTIVVTYPEALCEKVIQKNLFHKNLFRIQIGDRISLDFFIELLIEYDFDRVDFVVDPGQFSVRGGIIDVFSFSNELPYRIEFSGDLIESLRTFNPDNQLSAEKLTRITLLPNTQDRTSDEERESVFSFINAQTILWFDDIHFTIDKINSEYEKAGRVLAGSELDKIDHKALDSLFMPGEEIKRQILEFPIIETGKHPDAIHNLIIDYNIVPQPSFNKNFELLIHDLNGNSVNQISNIITIGNPKQLERIYAIFEDIQARHPEIPKIEFSPLNLEFHEGFIDKDLKIACYTDHQIFDRYQRFHLKEHFSTKEALTLREMYDLKPGDYVTHIDHGIGRFDGLEKIDNNGRQQEALRLVYANNDLLYISIHSLHRIAKYVGKEGTIPTLNRLGSNAWENLKNRTKKKVKDIAKDLIRLYAERKSSPGFQFSPDTYLQNELEASFIYEDTPDQIKATLDVKKDMEVDNPMDRLICGDVGFGKTEVAIRSAFKAVADSKQVAVLVPTTILALQHYHTFSERLKEFPCRVDYINRFKSTKEQKLTMTDLADGKVDILIGTHRLISKDIIFKDLGLLIIDEEQKFGVAAKEKIKHLKVNVDTLTLTATPIPRTLQFSMMGARDLSIINTPPPNRFPIQTELHSFNEDIIRDAIRYEISRGGQVYFVHNRVQNILDVARIIDRLMPGIRVAIGHGQMKGHELEQTMLDFIEGYYDVLVATTIIESGLDIPNVNTIIINDAHNYGLSELHQLRGRVGRSNKKAFCYLLAPPLSVLTPEARKRLKAIEEFSDLGSGFQIAMRDLDIRGAGNILGAEQSGFISEIGFEMYQKILDEAIRELKESDFKDLYKSETPTEFVRDCVVETDLEILIPDDYVSNMSERLNLYKELDNIETEKELMNFQSRLIDRFGPIPHQIDDLINTIRLRWFAKGIGLEKIVLKSNQMIGYFVTNQESAYYQTTTFTDIIKFLQQNPVNCRLQEKNNKLTILFSNISAVNAANSALTALVSEA